One segment of Coffea arabica cultivar ET-39 chromosome 7c, Coffea Arabica ET-39 HiFi, whole genome shotgun sequence DNA contains the following:
- the LOC113698179 gene encoding uncharacterized protein, which produces MRKLKHHEKKLLKKVNFLEWKREGGHRENDVIRRYHLTNRDDYKKYSKLCRMVQKLVNILKQMDHTDPFRIEMTDALLEKLYNMGVIPSRKSLALCDRLSVSSFCRRRLSTVLMRLKFAEHLNEAVTYIEQGHIRVGPDTVTDGSFLVTRNMEDFVTWVDTSKIRRKVLEYNDKLDDYDAMN; this is translated from the exons ATGAGAAAGCTCAAGCATCATGAGAAGAAACTCTTGAAGAAGGTCAATTTCTTGGAGTGGAAAAGAGAGGGAGGTCACCGAGAAAATGATGTCATACGTCGCTACCACCTCACCAACAGAGATGATTACAAGAA GTATTCAAAACTGTGTAGAATGGTACAGAAGCTAGTGAATATATTGAAACAGATGGACCATACAGACCCTTTTCGGATTGAGATGACTGATGCTCTCCTCGAAAAGCT GTATAACATGGGAGTGATACCATCTAGGAAGAGTTTGGCTTTGTGTGATCGGTTATCTGTTTCATCCTTTTGTCG GCGAAGGCTTTCTACAGTACTAATGCGCCTGAAGTTTGCTGAACACTTGAACGAAGCTGTGACTTATATAGAGCAGGGGCATATTCGTGTGGGGCCAGACACAGTTACCGATGGTTCGTTTCTAGTTACAAGAAATATGGAAGACTTTGTTACTTGGGTAGATACATCTAAGATTAGGAGAAAAGTCTTGGAATATAATGACAAGTTGGATGATTATGATGCAATGAACTAG